From the genome of Spinacia oleracea cultivar Varoflay chromosome 2, BTI_SOV_V1, whole genome shotgun sequence, one region includes:
- the LOC110798093 gene encoding putative lipid phosphate phosphatase 3, chloroplastic has product MIAVDQVRAYTIKSHGATIARTHLHDWLILVLLVVIDIILNIINPFYRFVGKDMMTDLRYPLKPNTVPVWAVPIYAVLMPIVIFNIRYFKRRDVHDLHHAVLGLLYSVLITGVITDSIKDGVGRPRPDFFWRCFPDGQDFYDLFGDVICNGDASVIKEGHKSFPSGHTSWSFAGLGFLSFYLSGKIQAFDRNGHAGKLCIVFLPLLMAALVGVSRVDDYWHHWQDVFAGALIGLTISFVCYLQFFPAPHHTKGWGPYSYFRALDEETQRESPSTNGMNLALVHQRQDHEITID; this is encoded by the exons ATGATAGCGGTTGATCAGGTACGAGCATACACGATTAAATCTCATGGAGCCACAATAGCAAGAACGCACCTCCATGATTGGTTAATTTTGGTACTTTTGGTGGTCATTGATATCATTTTGAACATCATAAATCCATTTTATCGCTTTGTTGGAAAGGATATGATGACAGATCTTAGGTATCCTTTAAAACCTAATACAGTTCCAGTATGGGCAGTTCCT ATTTATGCAGTTTTGATGCCTATAGTTATATTCAACATCCGCTACTTTAAGAGACGAGATGTCCATGATTTACACCATGCTGTTCTTG GCCTGTTGTATTCAGTGCTGATTACTGGCGTTATTACAGATTCCATAAAAGATGGAGTTGGCCGGCCTAGGCCTGACTTCTTTTGGCGTTGCTTTCCTGATGGCCAGGAT TTTTATGATCTCTTTGGTGATGTAATATGCAATGGCGATGCTAGTGTGATAAAGGAGGGGCACAAGAGTTTTCCAAGTGGTCATACTTCAT GGTCATTTGCAGGACTTGGATTTCTATCATTTTATTTGTCGGGAAAAATCCAAGCATTTGATCGAAATGGGCATGCAGGCAAGCTATGCATAGTGTTCCTCCCTCTCCTTATGGCAGCACTTGTAGGTGTCTCTCGAGTTGATGATTATTGGCATCATTGGCAAGATGTCTTTGCAGGAGCTTTAATAG GCCTTACCATTTCTTTCGTTTGCTACCTCCAATTCTTCCCTGCACCACACCATACCAAAG GTTGGGGACCTTATTCATATTTTAGAGCATTAGATGAAGAAACGCAAAGAGAGAGTCCTAGTACAAATGGAATGAATTTGGCACTTGTACATCAACGACAGGATCACGAAATCACTATTGATTGA
- the LOC130467680 gene encoding uncharacterized protein has protein sequence MGAATDCVPMADKNIVDIDPSLNDVDKIDLCKPVTIEKIKNSLFSMDKHKSPGIDGYNVMFFQATWSTTSPSITTAVRDFFTTTSFLLKMQHILPNIINESQSSFVKGRAIFDNIILSHERVKGYNRKYISPRCMIKIDLQKAYDYVEWPFIQCLLHLLGFPSRFVDWIMSCVMTSCVMTVSYVFNVNGDLTKPIKAKRGLRQGDPLSPYVVVLFMSYLRRCLGRLKNTSNFHFQPRCKKLNLTHVCFAVDLLLFSRGDSESVREIYNAFQKFQRLRV, from the exons ATGGGAGCAGCTACTGATTGCGTTCCCATGGCTGACAAAAATATTGTTGACATCGACCCTTCTTTAAATGATGTAGACAAGATCGACCTTTGTAAACCAGTCACTATAGAGAAGATAAAAAATTCTTTGTTCAGCATGGATAAGCATAAATCACCGGGTATTGATGGGTATAATGTGATGTTCTTTCAGGCTACCTGGAGTACTACTAGTCCAAGCATCACCACTGCAGTTCGTGATTTCTTCACTACAACCAGTTTTCTACTCAA GATGCAACACATCTTGCCAAATATCATCAACGAAAGCCAATCTTCTTTTGTTAAAGGTCGAGCTATTTTTGACAATATCATTCTTAGTCATGAACGTGTGAAAGGCTACAATAGGAAATATATTTCTCCTAGATGTATGATCAAAATAGACCTTCAGAAAGCCTATGACTATGTTGAATGGCCATTTATCCAATGTCTTCTTCACTTATTAGGTTTTCCTAGCAGGTTTGTTGATTGGATAATGAGTTGTGTCATGACAAGTTGTGTCATGACAGTTTCTTATGTTTTCAATGTCAATGGTGATTTGACTAAACCTATTAAGGCTAAAAGAGGGTTGAGGCAAGGGGACCCCTTATCCCCTTATGTCGTTGTGTTATTCATGTCATACCTAAGAAGATGTCTAGGTCGACTGAAGAATACCTCGAACTTTCACTTCCAACCTAGATGCAAGAAACTTAATCTCACTCATGTATGCTTTGCAGTCGATTTGCTTCTTTTTTCCAGAGGTGATTCTGAGTCAGTAAGAGAAATTTACAACGCATTCCAGAAGTTTCAAAGGCTTCGGGTCTAA